ATTTCTCACTTTATTGGGGATATAGACATCGGGTTTGATTCCGGTTGGGTTAATGGGGTTCTTTAACATGTCAGGGCTATAAAAAGTAGGATAGCCAAAGTAATATCTTTTATTGCCTATAAACTTTAATCGAATCGTATTCACATTTACATAGTCGATCATACCATGTGAATTTTCTCCATAAACAATAACCTTAGTGCTAGATGATTTCAAGGAGTTAATAACAGCTTCTGCAGCACTTGCTACTCCTTTGTCTATAATGATAGCCACATTTTTGGGGTTAGGGAGAATAGTTTGTTGAGAGGTGTCGCTTGGTCGGGCGCTATAAAATGAAAAACCTATTGTTGCTCCCAAATTATTTTTGATCTTATTTGTGAGTCTGGTATAATAACCAATACCTGCAGTATCTCCATTCACAAAATTTTTAAAATTTTCAAAATAAGCTGCATTGTCTAAAGAAGCAAGCATTAAAAAATCATCTTTAGTAGGATCTTTTTTATCTAGGTACGGTTTGGTATTTGCCAACATTTGAATTCCATTCCACATATAATTTCCGCCGGTATTACTTCTTAAATCAAGGATAAAATTTTTTGCAGAGACGATCAGATTCTTATTCTTCATTAAAATGCTGTCAACGATATATTGACTAATAAGAGAAGAAGGGACTGTTAGTAGAACATTGTCCTTGTCTATTACTTTAAAAAAAGGTTGCTCTGGCTTGTTGACATGTATGTAATTCATTTCCGGATCATTCTCCTCGAGTTTTACATATTTATTCGATCCAAACCCTAATAACAATCTTTTGAAGATACCTATGTCAGAGAATCGAGAAAATGTGAAGTCGGGATTGTAAAAAAGTATGCTATACTTATTGTTCTGCCCCTTAGTGATCTCCATTTTAATCATTCCTTCCTGCCATCTGGCTGTGGTTGTTTTTTTGATCACAGCATAAAATTTTTTATCTGTAATGCGAACTATTTCCAACTGCTCTTTTGCGTTTTGCCAAACCCCTTCTATTTGATCCGGTTGCTTAGCAACAGGTGTACCTTGAGTTACATATCGTGGATGGGTTTTAGCTAAACTATCGGATTGAGCTGCCGTAGCTCTTGGAAATTCTGAAATAAATAAATGACCATCATTGAAATATTTGACATAACGATTTAAAATATCATAACAGTCTAAAAATGAAGTTCGATCTGCAACTGACAAAAGTCCCTTTTTAAAATTATTGTACGATGCGCGATTCCTTGCATTGATTTTATGCTGGTATCCGGCATAGTTTGATTCTGTTTTTATGATGGCTGAGTCTAATAGTTCTTTACATGTGCAATCTTGTGCATATAAGCTTTGCGAAAAGAGTAAAATTATAATAAGTGTAATAACAGGTCTCATAGCTTTTTTTAAAAGAACGAAAAAGCTGTAAGCATGTTACGAAAATTCAATTAACAGCAGTATTCTTTGTTCATACTGCGCTCTCACTGACATTTTTTTATAAACAGAGCAATTTTTATTTTAAATGGTTTTGCCATCCCCCAATAATTTCAAATATTTATAGCTACTAAAACTTCACCATGAAACAACTTGCCACTTTATTAGTAGGAGCGAGTCTCATTTTCGCTGCCTGTAAAACCAACACAGATCAGTCTGCTTATTTTAATGCAGACGGTATGGATACCACAGTTCATCCGGGCGATAACTTCTTTCAGTATGCTAATGGCACATGGGTGAAGAATAGTGTGATCCCTGATGACCAGAGTGGATGGGGTAGCTTTTTTACCCTCTATGATGAGAACCTCAAAAAAATGAGAACCATCCTTGACGAGCTTTCAGCCAAAACAGATCATCAACCAGGGAGTAACGAGCAAAAAGTAGGAGACTTCTACGCCAGTGGTATGGATACTATTGCAATAGAGAAAGCAGGCTATGAACCTCTCAAGCCGATGCTGGCAAAAATTGAGGCGGTCAAAGATTATAAAGAGCTCATCAGCTTACTCGCTTCCAGTTATACTGAAGGAGATGGCGATCTGCTGGGTATTTATATTGGTGCTGATGAAAGGAACAGTAGTAAAAATATTTTGAGTTTATACCAAACAGGATTAACCCTTCCTGAAAAAGATTATTATACCAAAACAGATGCACCTACTGTAGAAAAGCGTCAGAAGCTGGTAGCGCATATCACCAATCTTTTTGTACTCACCGGTGTTGATAAAACGCTGGCAGCACAACAAGCAGCCGCAGTATTAAAATTAGAGACGGCTATTGCCGTATCTCATCTGGCGCCTGTTGAGTTGCGTGATCCGATCAAGAACTACAACAAAATGTCTGTGGGTGATCTGGAAAAAATATCACCCAACATTGGTTGGTCAGCATCGCTTGCTAAAATGGGAATTCAAACAGACAGCATTAATGTGGCGCAGCCTGCTTATTATAAAACACTCAGTACACTCTTGGCATCTCAACCCATTGATGTATGGAAGAGCAAAGTGAAGTTCGATTATATTTCTTCTAATGCCTCATTGTTGAGTAAAGCGTTTGTAGATGAACGTTTTGCTTTCAATAAATTATTCTCCGGTGCTAAAACGCAGGAAGATCGCTGGAAGAAAATGGTGAGTAGAACAGATGATGGATTAAAGGATCTGCTCGGACAAATCTTTGTTCAAAAATATTTTCCGGCTGAAGCCAAAAAAAGAATGGATGAGTTGGTGAATAATCTGCAGATCGCATTTGACAAACGCATTGCTCAGTTGGATTGGATGAGTGATACCACCAAACAAAAAGCAAAAGAGAAATTAGCTGCGATTATGAAAAAGATCGGATATCCGGATAAGTGGAGATCTTATGATGATGTGAAGATCAGTCGCAGTGATTTCTATGGCAATATGCGCAGCATCGCCAAGCATGATTACAAAGAAAGCATTGCTAAAATTGGTAAACCTGTTGATAAGACCGAATGGCAAATGACAGCACCCACTGTGAATGCTTATTATAATCCAACTTTTAATGAGATCGTATTTCCTGCGGGTATCTTGCAATTTCCATTCTTTGAACTAAAAGCAGATGATGCGATCAACTATGGCGCGATCGGAATGGTGATCGGTCATGAAATGACACATGGTTTTGATGATCAGGGTAGACAATATGATGCGCAAGGAAACCTGACCGACTGGTGGACCAAAACAGATGCTGAAAAGTTCACTGCTAAAGCAAAGGGTGTTATTGAACAATACAATGCATACACAGTATTAGATAGTTTGCATGTGAATGGAGCACTTACACTGGGAGAGAACTTGGCAGATATAGGTGGATTGGCGATTGCCTTTGATGCCTTCAAACTGACCAAGCAAGGACAAAGCGCTGAGAAAATAGGAGGGTTCACACCTGATCAACGCTTTTTCCTAGGGTATGCCCAGGTTTGGCGAATCGTTGACCGCCCGGAAAGTCTTAGAACCAGGATCACGACCGACCCCCATAGTCCCGAGGAATTCAGGGTAAACGGCCCATTGGCCAATTTTGAGCCTTTTTATCAGGCTTTTGGAGTCACTGAAAAGCATAAGCTCTACCGTCCGGCCGCTCAGCGGGCTAGGATTTGGTAGGGATGGGGTGTCGGGAGATCGGGGTATTGGGGTATTGGGTGATCGGGTGATCGGGTAATTGGGAGTTTGGGGTATCGGGTGGTATTGGGAATAGAGGGATGTCTCCTTCTAATGGCATCAGTCCCAGCACCCCGATCTCCCGATTACCCGATCACCCAATATCCCAATACCCCAATACCCCGATCCCCCTAAAATTTGTTTTTGCGGATGCCTTCCGGTTTCCTACCTTTGCCATCCTTATTTTTGGGCCAATTAGCGGGTGGACATTTTTATCATTGACGTTTGGATGATGAATGAGCCGATTGTACGTTAAGAGAATCTCACCATTCTCCCCAAATTTTTATCGTATCAAAACCGGTTTTACATACATATGTCTACAACTACATTGAACAACAGGGTCGGCTTCGGTAAAACTAAACATTTGGCTGATGCTCCTGACCTGCTCGACATCCAGTTAGAATCATTCAGAGAATTTTTTCAGTTAGAGACTACGCCTGATAAGCGTAACAATGAAGGTCTCTTCCGCGTATTCAAGGAAAACTTTCCTATCACAGATACGCGTAACATCTTCGTGCTGGAATTCCTGGATTATTTTATTGATCCACCACGTTACACACTTGATGAGTGTATGGAGCGTGGTCTTACGTATGCAGTGCCTTTAAAAGCAAAACTGCGCTTAAGTTGTAATGATGAAGAGCACGTAGATTTCCAGACCATCGTTCAGGATGTGTTCCTGGGTAATATTCCTTACATGACTCCCCGTGGTACATTCGTGATCAATGGTGCTGAGCGTGTAGTAGTATCTCAGTTGCATCGTTCTCCTGGTGTGTTCTTTGGACAATCAGTACACCCGAACGGTACCAAGATCTATTCTGCCCGTGTGATTCCTTTCAAAGGTGCATGGATGGAATTTGCTACCGATATCAACAATGTAATGTATGCTTACATCGATCGTAAGAAAAAGTTCCCTGTAACAACTTTGTTACGTTCTATCGGTTTCGAAACTGATAAGGATATTCTGGAACTCTTCGGTATGGCCGATGAAGTGAAAGCCGATAAGAAAACACTTGCCAATCACGTTGGTAAAAAACTCGCTGCTCGTGTATTAAGAACATGGGTGGAAGATTTCGTGGATGAAGATACCGGTGAGGTAGTGAGCATTGAGCGTAACGAGATCGTGATGGAGCGTGATACCGTTTTAGATGAGGAAGCAATTGCTACCATCATCGAAATGGAGATCAAAAGTGTATTCATTCAGAAGGAAGATGTGGGTGGTGATTATGCGATCATCTACAACACATTGAATAAAGATACTTCGAACAGTGAACTGGAAGCGGTTCAGCATATCTATCGCCAATTGCGTGGTGCTGATGCTCCGGATAATGAAACTGCTCGTGGTATCATCGATAAATTATTCTTCTCTGATAAGCGTTATGATCTGGGTGAAGTAGGTCGATACAAAATCAACCGTAAACTGAACCTTGATTATCCGCTGACCAAGAAAGTATTGACCAAGCAGGATATTATTGAGATCATCAAATACCTGGTTCGTCTGACCAATGCGAAGGCGGAGATCGATGATATCGATCACCTGAGCAACCGTCGTGTTCGTACCGTAGGAGAGCAGTTGTATGCTCAATTCGGGGTTGGTCTGGCTCGTATGGCCCGTACCATCCGTGAGCGTATGAACGTTCGTGACAATGAGGTATTTACTCCGGTAGATCTGATCAACGCAAGAACACTTTCTTCTGTGATCAACTCTTTCTTCGGAACTTCTCAGTTGTCTCAATTCCTTGATCAAACCAACCCACTGAGTGAGATCACGCACAAGCGTCGTATCTCCGCACTCGGACCCGGTGGTTTGAGTCGTGAGCGTGCCGGTTTCGAGGTACGTGACGTACACTACTCACACTATGGTCGTTTGTGTACCATTGAAACTCCGGAAGGACCGAACATTGGTTTGATTTCTACACTTTGCGTACACGCTACGATCAATGATATGGGCTTTATTGAAACCCCTTATCGTAAAGTATCGAATGGTAAAGTGAACATGAAAGAACTCACTTTCCTGAGTGCAGAAGAAGAAGATACTGCGAAGATCGCGCAGAGTAATTCACCATTGAATGACAAAGGTGAATTTGCAGAAGATAAAGTGGTATCACGTCAAACTGGTGACTTCCCGATCTTAGATAAAGAAGAGGTGGAATACATGGACGTAGCACCCAATCAGATCGTAGGTCTGAGTGCTTCACTGATTCCATTCCTTGAACATGATGATGCCAACCGTGCGCTGATGGGATCGAACATGCAACGTCAGGCTGTACCATTGATCCGTCCGGAAGTGCCTATCGTAGGTACCGGCTTGGAAGGTAAAGCTGCTCGTGATGCACGTATCCAGATCCACGCAGAAGGTAATGGTGTGGTTGAGTTCGTTGATGCGAATGAGATCCATGTTCGTTATGACAGAAATGATATTGACAGACTCATCAGCTTTAATGATGATCTGCAAGTATATAAGCTTACTAAATTCATCAAAACCAACCAGGCCACTTGTATCAACCTTCGTCCTGCTGTGAAGAAAGGACAGAAAGTGAAGAAGGGTGACTTCTTAACTGAAGGTTATGCAACCAAAGATGGTGAACTGGCATTGGGTCGTAACCTGCAAGTGGCATTCATGCCATGGAAGGGTTACAACTTCGAGGATGCGATCGTTATTAGTGAGAAAGTAGTTCGCGAAGACCTGTTCACTTCTATTCACATCGATGAATATGAACTGGAAGTTCGTGACACAAAATTGGGTGAAGAAGAACTGACTCCGGATATCCCGAACGTATCAGAAGATGCGACCAAGGATCTGGATGAGAATGGTATTATCCGTATCGGTGCCACCATCAAAGAAGGTGATATCCTGATCGGTAAGATCACTCCAAAAGGTGAATCTGATCCTACTCCTGAAGAGAAACTCTTACGTGCGATCTTCGGTGATAAGGCCGGTGATGCAAAAGATGCTTCTCTGAAAGCTCCGAACGGAACTGAAGGTGTGGTAATCGATAAAAAACTATTCCAGCGCGCGAAGAAAGATAAGAATGGTAAGATCCGTGAGAAAGCATTGTTGGAGAAAGTAGAAAAAGTACACCAGCAGAACACAGAATCTATCAAAGAACTGTTGTTGGATAAGTTGCAGACCTTGTTGAAAGACAAAGCTTCTGCAGGTGTTAGCAACAACTTTGGTGAAATGCTGATCGGTAAAGGCGCTAAGTTCAATCAAAAGAACCTGAGCACCATCGATTATCAGAATGTGAATCCGTTGGGTTGGACAGGCGATGCTAAAACAGATGATCTGATCAATACTTTATTGCACAACTATAGCATCCGTTACAATGAAGAACTGGGACGTTACAAGCGTGAGAAGTTCAACATTTCTATTGGTGATGAGTTACCTGCAGGTGTATTGAAATTAGCTAAAGTATATCTTGCTGTGAAGCGTAAGCTGAAAGTGGGAGATAAGATGGCGGGTCGTCACGGTAACAAAGGTATCGTTGCGAAGATCGTTCGTGCTGAAGATATGCCATTTATGGAAGATGGTACACCGGTTGATATCGTACTGAATCCATTGGGGGTACCTTCAAGGATGAACCTGGGACAGATCTATGAAACCATTCTGGGCTGGACCGGTAAACGTCTGGGTGTGAAATTCGCTACGCCGATCTTCGATGGTGCAAGCACTGATGAGATCGAGCAATATTGTAAAGATGCGAGCATTCCTAGAAACGGACATACTTATCTGTATGATGGTGAAACCGGAGAGCGTTTCCACCAGAAAGCCACTGTGGGTGTGATCTACATGATCAAACTACACCACATGGTAGATGATAAGATGCACGCACGTTCGATCGGACCATACAGCTTGATCACACAACAGCCGTTGGGTGGTAAGGCACAGTTTGGTGGACAGCGTTTTGGTGAGATGGAAGTATGGGCACTGGAAGCATATGGTGCTGCTAACATCCTCCAGGAATTGTTGACACTGAAGTCTGATGATATCATCGGAAGAGCCAAGACTTATGAAGCCATCGTGAAGGGAGATAATATCCCTCGCGCCGGTGTACCTGAATCGTTCAATGTATTGGTACATGAACTGAGAGGTTTGGGTCTGGATCTGAAATTCGATTAATAAGCCGCAAGCTGCAAGTTTCAAGCTACAAGCATGAAGTCTGCAGCTTGCTTATAAATTTTTAGCATAATAATTAAAAACAAAGCTTGCATCCGCCGCGGCGGACCGCAGCTTGAAGCTTAAAAATATGGCCATAAAAAGAGACAATCGCCCGAGATCAACATTCTCCGAGATCACCATCAGTCTGGCATCTCCGGACAGTATCCTCGAAAGAAGTTTTGGCGAAGTACTGAAGCCTGAAACCATTAACTACCGTACCTACAAACCAGAGCGTGATGGTTTATTCTGC
Above is a genomic segment from Sediminibacterium sp. KACHI17 containing:
- a CDS encoding M13 family metallopeptidase, whose product is MKQLATLLVGASLIFAACKTNTDQSAYFNADGMDTTVHPGDNFFQYANGTWVKNSVIPDDQSGWGSFFTLYDENLKKMRTILDELSAKTDHQPGSNEQKVGDFYASGMDTIAIEKAGYEPLKPMLAKIEAVKDYKELISLLASSYTEGDGDLLGIYIGADERNSSKNILSLYQTGLTLPEKDYYTKTDAPTVEKRQKLVAHITNLFVLTGVDKTLAAQQAAAVLKLETAIAVSHLAPVELRDPIKNYNKMSVGDLEKISPNIGWSASLAKMGIQTDSINVAQPAYYKTLSTLLASQPIDVWKSKVKFDYISSNASLLSKAFVDERFAFNKLFSGAKTQEDRWKKMVSRTDDGLKDLLGQIFVQKYFPAEAKKRMDELVNNLQIAFDKRIAQLDWMSDTTKQKAKEKLAAIMKKIGYPDKWRSYDDVKISRSDFYGNMRSIAKHDYKESIAKIGKPVDKTEWQMTAPTVNAYYNPTFNEIVFPAGILQFPFFELKADDAINYGAIGMVIGHEMTHGFDDQGRQYDAQGNLTDWWTKTDAEKFTAKAKGVIEQYNAYTVLDSLHVNGALTLGENLADIGGLAIAFDAFKLTKQGQSAEKIGGFTPDQRFFLGYAQVWRIVDRPESLRTRITTDPHSPEEFRVNGPLANFEPFYQAFGVTEKHKLYRPAAQRARIW
- the rpoB gene encoding DNA-directed RNA polymerase subunit beta, with the translated sequence MSTTTLNNRVGFGKTKHLADAPDLLDIQLESFREFFQLETTPDKRNNEGLFRVFKENFPITDTRNIFVLEFLDYFIDPPRYTLDECMERGLTYAVPLKAKLRLSCNDEEHVDFQTIVQDVFLGNIPYMTPRGTFVINGAERVVVSQLHRSPGVFFGQSVHPNGTKIYSARVIPFKGAWMEFATDINNVMYAYIDRKKKFPVTTLLRSIGFETDKDILELFGMADEVKADKKTLANHVGKKLAARVLRTWVEDFVDEDTGEVVSIERNEIVMERDTVLDEEAIATIIEMEIKSVFIQKEDVGGDYAIIYNTLNKDTSNSELEAVQHIYRQLRGADAPDNETARGIIDKLFFSDKRYDLGEVGRYKINRKLNLDYPLTKKVLTKQDIIEIIKYLVRLTNAKAEIDDIDHLSNRRVRTVGEQLYAQFGVGLARMARTIRERMNVRDNEVFTPVDLINARTLSSVINSFFGTSQLSQFLDQTNPLSEITHKRRISALGPGGLSRERAGFEVRDVHYSHYGRLCTIETPEGPNIGLISTLCVHATINDMGFIETPYRKVSNGKVNMKELTFLSAEEEDTAKIAQSNSPLNDKGEFAEDKVVSRQTGDFPILDKEEVEYMDVAPNQIVGLSASLIPFLEHDDANRALMGSNMQRQAVPLIRPEVPIVGTGLEGKAARDARIQIHAEGNGVVEFVDANEIHVRYDRNDIDRLISFNDDLQVYKLTKFIKTNQATCINLRPAVKKGQKVKKGDFLTEGYATKDGELALGRNLQVAFMPWKGYNFEDAIVISEKVVREDLFTSIHIDEYELEVRDTKLGEEELTPDIPNVSEDATKDLDENGIIRIGATIKEGDILIGKITPKGESDPTPEEKLLRAIFGDKAGDAKDASLKAPNGTEGVVIDKKLFQRAKKDKNGKIREKALLEKVEKVHQQNTESIKELLLDKLQTLLKDKASAGVSNNFGEMLIGKGAKFNQKNLSTIDYQNVNPLGWTGDAKTDDLINTLLHNYSIRYNEELGRYKREKFNISIGDELPAGVLKLAKVYLAVKRKLKVGDKMAGRHGNKGIVAKIVRAEDMPFMEDGTPVDIVLNPLGVPSRMNLGQIYETILGWTGKRLGVKFATPIFDGASTDEIEQYCKDASIPRNGHTYLYDGETGERFHQKATVGVIYMIKLHHMVDDKMHARSIGPYSLITQQPLGGKAQFGGQRFGEMEVWALEAYGAANILQELLTLKSDDIIGRAKTYEAIVKGDNIPRAGVPESFNVLVHELRGLGLDLKFD
- a CDS encoding S41 family peptidase, coding for MRPVITLIIILLFSQSLYAQDCTCKELLDSAIIKTESNYAGYQHKINARNRASYNNFKKGLLSVADRTSFLDCYDILNRYVKYFNDGHLFISEFPRATAAQSDSLAKTHPRYVTQGTPVAKQPDQIEGVWQNAKEQLEIVRITDKKFYAVIKKTTTARWQEGMIKMEITKGQNNKYSILFYNPDFTFSRFSDIGIFKRLLLGFGSNKYVKLEENDPEMNYIHVNKPEQPFFKVIDKDNVLLTVPSSLISQYIVDSILMKNKNLIVSAKNFILDLRSNTGGNYMWNGIQMLANTKPYLDKKDPTKDDFLMLASLDNAAYFENFKNFVNGDTAGIGYYTRLTNKIKNNLGATIGFSFYSARPSDTSQQTILPNPKNVAIIIDKGVASAAEAVINSLKSSSTKVIVYGENSHGMIDYVNVNTIRLKFIGNKRYYFGYPTFYSPDMLKNPINPTGIKPDVYIPNKVRNWIEWVIDDLKKKKG